A genomic window from Halogeometricum borinquense DSM 11551 includes:
- a CDS encoding TrmB family transcriptional regulator, giving the protein MASLRDLGLSEYEARAYRSLLRTGATTAKELSRASDVPMGRIYDVLNSLEQHSLVRSQAASRPKKYVAVEPDTALDRLLETKHRELEEKAEQYQAVVDDLTDELETAEPVQGQFWTAAVGMEESVDLLLERLSAADSSLVIVAGTLSPQFDIGRVGELITEELEAALDRGVNVSVLMSPDLVASLPKTVGKRYVTRLENHPQFEVRTTEQLSGTFNLIDDVEVCIEVPNPLDPGEAFAMIDLKDAEFATDIREMFDPRWDEAEPLTLSSFSDD; this is encoded by the coding sequence ATGGCTAGTCTGCGGGACCTCGGATTATCTGAGTATGAGGCGCGAGCATATCGCTCGTTGTTACGGACGGGCGCGACAACGGCGAAAGAACTGTCCCGTGCCAGCGACGTGCCGATGGGACGCATCTACGACGTGCTGAACAGTCTCGAACAGCACAGTCTCGTGCGGAGTCAAGCGGCGAGTCGTCCGAAGAAGTACGTCGCGGTCGAACCCGACACCGCGTTGGACCGACTTTTAGAGACGAAACACCGGGAGTTAGAGGAGAAAGCCGAACAGTACCAGGCCGTCGTTGACGACCTCACCGACGAACTGGAGACAGCAGAACCCGTTCAGGGGCAGTTCTGGACCGCCGCTGTTGGGATGGAAGAGTCCGTAGACCTGTTACTCGAACGGCTCTCGGCGGCCGACAGTTCGCTCGTCATCGTCGCCGGGACGCTCTCACCGCAGTTCGACATCGGACGCGTCGGTGAACTCATCACCGAAGAACTGGAAGCCGCACTGGACCGCGGCGTCAACGTGTCGGTGTTGATGTCTCCCGACCTCGTCGCGTCGCTGCCGAAAACGGTCGGCAAGCGCTACGTCACGCGCTTGGAGAATCACCCGCAGTTCGAGGTCCGAACGACAGAACAACTGTCGGGGACGTTCAACCTCATCGACGATGTCGAAGTGTGTATCGAAGTGCCGAACCCGCTCGACCCCGGCGAGGCGTTTGCGATGATAGACCTCAAGGACGCCGAGTTCGCCACCGACATCCGCGAGATGTTCGACCCACGCTGGGATGAGGCGGAACCGCTCACGCTGTCGAGTTTCAGCGACGACTGA
- a CDS encoding winged helix-turn-helix domain-containing protein, with translation MSSHTGVTNSGSKLPRAVIHKKILDVAESRPDATVEELSSVVNGASVTLVERVLDEYGDPASTAGVPDEAETGLSTDESEMSKPKTNGSMSKTDTHHVRKVAQDPVELTEKQREVLRAIQDSPDATQSELADRFGVTQSTINNRLNSIEGFDWKHRQAFTEVMLDDSDTSADDDSSGSVSVKNLSEQLTDLSEQVAALEQQLNEPAQDTASPFSDPDLVCKIVRACLNSEAISEDEEDRIMKAVLTTGTASEA, from the coding sequence ATGAGTTCTCATACGGGGGTGACGAACAGCGGATCGAAACTGCCCCGAGCAGTGATACACAAGAAGATTCTGGACGTCGCTGAATCCCGCCCTGACGCGACAGTGGAGGAGCTTTCGAGTGTCGTCAACGGCGCATCGGTAACGCTTGTCGAACGCGTCTTAGACGAGTATGGGGACCCCGCATCAACTGCGGGAGTACCCGACGAGGCGGAAACTGGACTGAGTACGGACGAATCAGAGATGTCAAAGCCGAAGACGAACGGGAGCATGAGTAAGACAGACACGCACCACGTCCGAAAGGTGGCACAGGACCCGGTCGAGCTGACCGAGAAACAACGGGAGGTACTCCGGGCGATTCAAGACTCACCTGATGCCACCCAGAGCGAGCTCGCGGACCGATTCGGCGTCACGCAGTCAACGATCAACAATCGACTCAACTCCATCGAGGGATTCGACTGGAAACACCGGCAAGCGTTCACCGAAGTAATGCTCGACGATAGCGACACATCAGCGGACGACGATTCCTCTGGTTCTGTATCTGTGAAGAACCTCTCGGAGCAACTCACTGACCTTTCAGAACAGGTAGCGGCGTTAGAACAACAACTGAACGAACCGGCTCAGGACACGGCGTCACCGTTCAGTGATCCGGATCTCGTGTGCAAAATCGTACGCGCCTGTCTCAACTCCGAGGCAATCAGCGAAGACGAAGAAGACAGAATCATGAAGGCGGTCCTCACCACCGGCACCGCCTCGGAAGCGTAA
- a CDS encoding DUF255 domain-containing protein produces MTDDETRVEWHKWGPEAFEEARADEKPVLLSLTATWCDGCHEMDVETYGEPRIAANVNDDFVPVRVDVDRHPRVRERYNMGGFPSTVFCTPSGELITGAMYLGPDGMRQVLDRVRETWSEKGDSSGRVPRALADDPTPEGPVESHIEEHLAGQLDEKYDDRFAGWGDGTKFPMPRTIEFALKRSRRQAVETLRTIAETLFDDVEGGFFRYADGRDWSDPHHEKLLDSNAALVRAFANGYLYTGDDDLLNPAMETRDFLADRLWNGAAFGGSVGPGDENYYGQTAEERAESAGPRRDLTAYAGANALAADALLTLTAYTDDGTARDYAVRTLDFLDTRLIDDGDVTHFDAGETTGETHLLEDHARTVSAFVRARQVLGDDWYLDRAQAVADVAIDELKADGGAFRDGLASGSGLLDRPLRPLDANVEMANALCDLAAATGEEPYEDAAQEAIGAFAGAWDRIGVQVAGYGSVAARVTRPTLVVAVGATAGSDLHRAALRVADHEKVVVPDADGVSASEAVVSLGDRERTVTTPEQLMTAVSDITDGV; encoded by the coding sequence ATGACGGACGACGAGACGCGCGTCGAGTGGCACAAGTGGGGACCGGAGGCGTTCGAGGAGGCCCGAGCGGACGAGAAACCCGTGTTGCTGTCGCTTACGGCGACATGGTGCGACGGGTGTCACGAGATGGATGTCGAGACGTACGGCGAACCGCGCATCGCCGCGAACGTGAACGACGACTTCGTCCCCGTCCGAGTGGACGTAGACCGTCATCCGCGCGTCCGCGAACGCTACAACATGGGCGGGTTCCCCTCGACAGTATTCTGTACGCCGTCGGGCGAACTCATCACGGGAGCGATGTATCTCGGTCCCGACGGGATGCGGCAGGTGCTCGACCGAGTGCGCGAGACGTGGTCCGAGAAGGGCGACTCGTCCGGCCGTGTGCCGCGCGCGCTCGCAGACGACCCGACGCCCGAAGGTCCCGTCGAGTCGCACATCGAAGAACACCTCGCCGGACAACTCGACGAGAAATACGACGACCGCTTCGCCGGATGGGGTGACGGGACGAAGTTCCCGATGCCGCGAACGATAGAGTTCGCCCTGAAACGATCCCGGCGGCAGGCGGTGGAGACGCTCCGGACGATAGCCGAAACCCTATTTGACGACGTGGAAGGCGGGTTCTTCCGCTACGCCGACGGGCGCGACTGGTCGGACCCACACCACGAGAAACTGCTCGACTCGAACGCCGCCCTCGTGCGCGCGTTCGCCAACGGCTACCTCTATACGGGCGACGATGACCTCCTCAACCCAGCGATGGAGACCCGCGACTTCCTCGCCGACCGCCTCTGGAACGGGGCGGCGTTCGGCGGCAGTGTCGGTCCCGGCGACGAGAACTACTACGGACAGACCGCCGAAGAGCGCGCGGAGAGCGCCGGACCGCGTCGAGACCTGACGGCCTACGCGGGTGCGAACGCACTCGCCGCCGACGCCCTCTTGACGCTCACCGCGTACACCGACGACGGCACCGCCCGCGACTACGCGGTTCGAACGCTCGACTTCCTCGACACGCGACTCATCGATGACGGGGACGTGACGCATTTCGACGCGGGCGAGACAACAGGCGAGACACACCTCCTCGAAGACCACGCGCGGACAGTCAGTGCGTTCGTCCGGGCACGACAGGTCCTCGGTGACGACTGGTACCTCGACCGGGCACAGGCCGTTGCGGACGTGGCTATCGACGAACTCAAAGCGGACGGCGGTGCGTTCAGAGACGGCTTGGCGTCGGGTTCCGGACTGCTCGACCGGCCGCTTCGACCGCTGGATGCGAACGTCGAGATGGCGAACGCACTCTGTGACCTCGCGGCGGCGACGGGCGAGGAACCATACGAAGACGCAGCACAGGAAGCAATCGGCGCGTTCGCGGGTGCGTGGGACCGAATCGGCGTCCAAGTCGCCGGATACGGATCAGTCGCAGCACGAGTAACGCGTCCGACGCTTGTCGTCGCTGTCGGCGCGACAGCAGGATCGGACCTTCACCGTGCGGCCCTGCGCGTCGCTGACCACGAGAAAGTCGTCGTCCCCGACGCCGACGGTGTTTCGGCTTCCGAAGCAGTCGTCAGCCTCGGTGACCGCGAACGGACGGTCACCACACCTGAGCAGTTGATGACCGCCGTCTCAGATATCACAGACGGCGTGTGA
- a CDS encoding FxsA family protein: protein MQTRWVIAALLSIPLLDTLLLVPLASTIGFAPTVLLVVLTGLVGMLLVRAEGRHTLSKLQQKVATGGIPTDELLDGGLLIAAGAFLLTPGVVTDLLGFLLAIPVTRYPIRKVVKRFVVRPYLEKQTDGFVSGNVWVGGFPDEDVVNLDPENYGRADDDNT from the coding sequence ATGCAGACGCGCTGGGTCATCGCGGCACTCCTCTCGATACCCCTCTTGGATACGCTTCTATTGGTCCCGTTGGCCAGTACTATCGGGTTCGCCCCGACGGTCCTGTTGGTCGTACTGACCGGACTCGTTGGGATGCTCCTCGTTCGCGCCGAAGGCCGCCACACGCTCTCGAAACTCCAACAGAAGGTCGCCACCGGCGGGATTCCGACCGACGAACTGTTAGACGGCGGCTTGCTCATCGCTGCCGGAGCATTCCTCCTCACGCCGGGCGTCGTGACGGACCTCCTCGGGTTCCTCCTCGCTATCCCGGTGACGCGGTATCCCATCCGCAAAGTGGTGAAACGCTTCGTCGTCCGACCGTATCTGGAAAAGCAGACCGACGGCTTCGTCTCGGGTAACGTCTGGGTCGGCGGCTTCCCCGACGAGGATGTCGTCAACCTCGACCCCGAAAACTACGGCCGAGCTGACGACGACAACACCTGA
- a CDS encoding eCIS core domain-containing protein — translation MGFRSTEERTREGDRSSSVPSIQELTGGSGRDRGRSGGGSLTPQECESRFGVEIYMDGLDTKIQRLAKKHGAGQVREWADEGMTVDTMGKPRDMRAFRERQKQRPAEVPKDIERRNAKSVQRSRGAHHEASKAGDTNVPDSVRDVISSPGQQLDTSIQRAMEDRMGDNLGDVRIHTGPSAAKACEDINARAFTVGNHIAFNHGEYDPSSAEGQHILAHELAHVRQQTGGAVSMLPQEGELEIDPDPRLEREAEETAQRVMQGGKIGVHRMEHSDVHVQRVPQSARLGLALSKFDIDEEQEEKIRALLESYSEGSESLRPELLAALLNANGTDTPRGFDFAEDLAIDDSGSLSSDQQEQLNDLLGYRTEGNASAVDQVIATGDSSALEIAERRGTDLFSAVMGTTVEDFSEYHAATLGKWRRNLLTEIAEGHGSERILEYLARLEETMDVAQRDATTVVDGDDSIGSLSNNDPNSVFDGVAFETERLAAYVRQSEYVEMEPDREDRIDILAVEGNKAIWAEQKSPKKGYVDKDFISGEIGKTIDKFESDSVSKKIEDVSNEFNVDHHERIVELNFKSPIDEKGELRGKPLEDAKRYIESYIMKKIQFGSVPIDAVRIVVGNKVITGKINKNEVQWQ, via the coding sequence ATGGGATTTCGATCTACAGAGGAACGAACCCGTGAGGGTGATCGGTCCTCGTCTGTCCCCTCGATCCAAGAGCTGACGGGAGGCTCAGGTCGTGATCGAGGCCGGAGTGGCGGTGGTTCGCTAACACCCCAAGAGTGTGAATCACGATTCGGCGTCGAAATATACATGGACGGGCTGGATACGAAGATTCAGCGACTGGCCAAGAAACACGGCGCAGGTCAAGTCCGAGAATGGGCCGACGAGGGAATGACCGTCGATACGATGGGCAAACCACGCGACATGCGCGCGTTCCGTGAACGGCAAAAACAGCGTCCCGCAGAAGTCCCAAAGGACATCGAACGCCGGAACGCTAAATCTGTCCAGCGTAGTCGCGGCGCGCACCACGAGGCGTCGAAAGCTGGCGACACGAACGTGCCTGACTCCGTACGAGACGTGATTTCCTCGCCGGGCCAGCAACTCGACACGAGCATCCAGCGTGCGATGGAAGATCGGATGGGCGACAATCTGGGCGATGTACGCATCCATACGGGTCCATCGGCCGCGAAAGCTTGCGAGGATATCAACGCCCGCGCGTTTACCGTCGGGAATCACATCGCGTTCAACCACGGCGAATACGATCCATCAAGTGCTGAAGGCCAGCATATTCTCGCCCACGAGTTAGCGCACGTGCGCCAACAAACTGGTGGCGCGGTGTCGATGCTTCCCCAAGAAGGCGAGTTAGAGATTGATCCTGACCCGCGCTTAGAGCGGGAAGCCGAAGAAACCGCCCAGCGCGTGATGCAAGGTGGGAAAATCGGCGTGCATCGCATGGAGCACTCAGACGTGCACGTTCAGCGTGTTCCTCAATCGGCCCGATTGGGGCTTGCACTCTCTAAGTTCGACATTGACGAAGAGCAAGAGGAGAAAATTAGAGCGTTACTAGAGTCTTACAGTGAGGGCTCAGAGAGCCTTCGCCCGGAACTTTTGGCGGCACTGCTGAATGCCAATGGTACGGATACCCCCCGAGGCTTCGACTTTGCTGAGGATCTAGCTATCGATGACTCGGGATCGCTCTCATCCGACCAGCAAGAACAACTGAATGACTTGTTGGGGTACCGTACTGAAGGAAACGCTTCGGCTGTGGACCAGGTGATCGCTACCGGTGATTCATCCGCCCTCGAAATTGCGGAGAGACGTGGAACAGACCTGTTCAGTGCAGTAATGGGCACTACTGTCGAGGACTTCTCCGAGTACCATGCTGCAACACTTGGAAAGTGGCGACGAAACTTATTGACAGAGATCGCTGAGGGACATGGGTCAGAACGAATTCTGGAGTACCTGGCCCGACTCGAAGAAACGATGGATGTCGCCCAGCGGGACGCAACAACAGTCGTTGATGGTGACGATTCAATTGGATCGTTGTCAAATAACGATCCGAACAGTGTATTTGATGGTGTGGCATTTGAGACAGAACGACTCGCTGCATACGTAAGACAGTCAGAATATGTTGAGATGGAACCGGACAGGGAAGATCGAATTGACATCTTGGCTGTGGAGGGGAATAAAGCCATCTGGGCAGAACAAAAGAGTCCAAAGAAAGGATACGTCGATAAAGATTTCATTAGTGGTGAGATAGGTAAGACTATAGACAAGTTTGAATCTGATTCTGTTAGTAAGAAAATTGAAGACGTATCTAATGAGTTTAATGTTGATCATCACGAAAGGATAGTTGAGTTAAATTTCAAAAGCCCTATTGATGAAAAAGGAGAATTGAGAGGTAAGCCGCTAGAGGACGCAAAACGGTACATTGAATCGTACATAATGAAGAAAATCCAATTTGGATCAGTACCCATTGATGCTGTCCGTATTGTGGTCGGAAACAAGGTTATCACAGGTAAAATAAACAAAAATGAGGTGCAATGGCAGTAA